In Planctomicrobium piriforme, the genomic stretch CATCATGTGGGGATCGCGATCTGCGATCCCGGGAATTCAATTCGAGACGCCAGGGCGTTCAGCAGGAGTTGAAGGTGTCGAATCGCATCTCTGAAACATTCGCGCGTCTGCGGTCAGAAGGCCGCATGGCTTTCATGCCGTTCATCACAGCCGCGGACCCTGATCTCGGGGCGACGCAGAACGCCATCCGTACTTTGGGTTCCGCCAGCGTCGATCTGATCGAGATCGGCTTTCCGTACAGCGACCCCATCGCCGACGGCCCGGTCATTCAGGCGTCGTATACACGCGCCCTCGAAAAGAAGGTTCAGGTTCGCCAGATCTTCGCCGCGCTGGCCGAACTCAAGGGAGAATCGCTTCCTCCCCTGGTGGCGATGGTCTCGTACGCGATCATCTTCCGCACCGGCATCGACGCGTTTCTCGAACACTGCGTGCAGTCGGGCATCTCCGGCCTGATTGTCCCCGACCTGCCCGGTGCGGAAGCGGAAGAACTGTTCACCAAGACCCATGCCCGAGATTTGAACCTCGTGCAGCTCATCGCCCCGACCACCCCCCGTCAACGGGTCAAACAGGTACTGCGTTGCTGCTCGGGTTTCGTCTATATCGTCGCCGTGGCCGGCACCACCGGGGAACGGGCGAACGTCGCCGACGCCCTGCTGGAGCAACTCCGCTGGTTGCGCGAAGAAACCGAACTGCCGCTGGCGGTTGGATTCGGCATCAGCCGCCCTGAGCACGTTGCCCCGCTGCGCGGACTGGCTCAGGGAGTGATCGTAGGAACAGCGGTGGTACGTTATCTCGAAAAGCTCGGAACATCCGATTCTGCAGCCACGGCCCTGCCGGAACTGAAGACGTATGCCGAGTCGATGGCGACCGCTGCCCATGCAGTGAAGTCTTAACCGCATTGCCGAGTTTGCCCGTCTGGTCGCGGTATTGGAGCCCAGTTTGGGAGCCAATCGCTGTAGAAAGTGCAAAACCGGTCTTTTTCGGTGTGCAAAATTTGCAGAGATCAAAGGCCGCGGTGACTAAAGCGAGATCGCAAAAAAATCTCTCAACCTCTGTTTTTCAAGGGTTTTAGCGTCTACTGAGCCCCCTTTCTTGGCGTCACTGGCACGGTCCCTGCTTAGGACATTTCCCGGTGATTGAGTTGGCTGGGCGAGCTAAGCCAGCCGCGAGGAGTCCGCCTGCCCCTTGAGAAAGGGCTCGATTCCTGCCGAAGTTCACATTGTGAATTCACGTTCGAAGCCCGGCTGGCCTGAGAGACCAGCCGGGCTTCTCGTGTTTTTACTGCCCTGCGTTGCCAGCGTCTGGTGATGTCCCTGACCAGATTCGCAGCTCATCGACGGAACCGGACGCTAACGCGTGCCGGCTGATCGGCTTCAGACGCCGGGTCATTGCCCCCAGTTTTGTACGCCCATCAGCCGCTGGGCCTGAGTCCACGGTTCTTGCCCCTTCCCACCCGCAGGTTGGTCGGGGTTCTCCGGCTCCGCTACACTCAGGTTCTCCTGAACTTTTGTGAGTGACACCGCACCATGCCCGCCGTTTCGACACCTTCTGTTTCCGACAAGCCCTTTCAGCTCGGCAGTCATCTGCTCACCTCCCGGCTCATCATCGGGACCGGCAAGTACACGACCTATGAATTGATGCGCGACTGTCTCGACGTCAGCGGGTCTGAGGTCATCACGGTGGCTGTCCGTCGCGAACGGCTCATCGACGCCCAGGGTCGGAGCATTCTCGATTTCATCGACCTGAACCGCTTTATCATCCTTCCCAACACCGCAGGCTGCTTCAATGCGGAAGATGCCGTCCGGGTCGCCCGACTGGGGCGGGAAATCCTTTCTGGTCTAAATAATCCCGGCGCCGACTGGGTGAAGCTCGAAGTGCTGGGAGACAAGAAAACACTTCTGCCCGATCCTGTCGCCACTCTCGAAGCGACCCATCAACTCGTCGCCGACGGCTTTCAAGTACTCTGTTACACCACCGACGACCCGATCACGGCCCGTCGACTGAAGGAGGCGGGCGCGACTTCAGTGATGCCGGCCGGCAGCCCGATTGGCAGCGGCCAGGGGATTCTCAATCCGAATAACCTGAAGATCTGTCTGGAATATCTGAAAGAAGGGGATCCCGATTACCCGGTGATCATCGATGCCGGAGTGGGGACCGCAAGCGACGTGGCGGTGGCCATGGAACTGGGCTGCGACGGCGTGTTGCTGAATACCGGCATCGCCAGTGCCCGCGATCCGCTACTAATGGCCCATGCCATGCGCGACGCCTGCCGCGCCGGCCGCGCCGCGTATCGCGCCGGCCGCATCCCGAAAAAGCTCTATGCGACTGCGTCGAGCCCCGAAACCGGAGTGGTCGGGCAGTAACAGTTGTCAGTGAACGATTCCGGATCGCCTCAAACTGATGACTGTCAACTGATAACTGACAACTCCAGGTTCCGATCGCGCCAATTCTAACGGCTGCGACGGCCCGGAATGATGCCTTCAAGTTTCCCCGTTCACCTGAGTCATCATTCTGCGCGAAATCCTGTTGCCACGAAGCATCCGTGGCGTAGGTTTCCGTACCCTCATTGCAACACAGTTCCCGGCGAGGAGTTGTCAGCGAGAGCGGCGGCAAGTGATTGCTGACGTTCGCGTGTCACCATGTGGACATGGTGTGACAGCTCCAGGTTTCCTTCTGGATGTGGAAGCCATTTTTGATGTTGGAGCAGGCTGGCGGCATTGCCGCTTCGCTGCGCGGACCCCCTTCGTCCGCACTCCGGCCAGGTTGCGCAGCCGCTTCCGGCAGTCCGCATGTGCGGTCGGTCGGGTCAGCGTCGTCATGCCTATTCATCGTCCGAACTGAACACACAGAGATCCGGCCTTGTGCCGTACTCCGGGGATCGACGCGCACTCAATGCAGCCGTGCGTGCGTGTCCCAGCGACCGCCCCAGACCAGGAAACATTTCATGTCGAATCAGGCTTCGTTACTTGTTGTCGATGACGACCGTCACATCTGTGAGGCGATGGCCGATTATCTTCGCAGTCTCGGTCACCGGACCGAAACTGCCACTACCTGCCGCGAGGCCATCGAGCGGATCAAGGACTTCAACTTCCACGTCGTGGTCTGCGACGTGAACCTGCCCGACCAGGATGGCTTCCAGTTGCTCGAATGGGCAGTGGTCAACGCCCCGACGACAGCAGTCATTCTGCTCACCGGTTACGGGACCATTGAAAGCGCCGTCGAAGCCATTCGCCTGGGCGCGTTCGATTATCTCACCAAACCGGTGATCGACGACGAACTCAATTTCTCGATCCAGCGGGCTCTCGGGCAACGCAAGATCGTCGAAGAAAATAAATCGCTCCGCAAACAGCTCGACGACAAGTTCGGTCTCTCTAACATCATCGGCCGCGACTACAAGATGGCCAAGATGTTCGACCTGCTTGAAAGCGTGGCTGATACCCGGACCACCGTGCTGATCCTCGGTGAAAACGGAACCGGAAAAACGATTACCGCTCGTGCAATTCACCAGCTCAGCACCCGGCGCGACAAACCGTTTGTCGAAGTCGCCTGCGGAGCTTTGCCCGATACGCTGCTGGAAAGCGAACTGTTCGGGCATGTGAAGGGCTCGTTCACCGGGGCCACTCAAGACAAACCCGGCAAGTTCCTGCAGGCCAACGGCGGCACGATCTTCTTGGACGAAATTGGAACGGCATCCCAGAGCCTGCAAGTGAAACTGCTGCGTGTTTTGCAGGATCGCGAATTCGAACCGGTCGGTGGCAACACCACGCACAAGGTGGACATCCGGCTGATTTTGGCGACCAACGAAGATCTGGAAGCCCGGGTTCGATCAGGCGAGTTCCGTCAGGATCTCTTCTATCGCATCAACGTCATCTCGGTGACGCAGCCGCCGTTGCGGGAGCGTCTTGGCGACATTCCGCTGCTCGTGGCTCATTATCTCGAAGAGTTCAATTCGCAGACCGGCAAGAAGGTCCGCGAGTTCGATGATCACGCGATGCACGCCTTGCAGCGATACAACTGGCCCGGCAACGTCCGGGAACTGGTGAACGTGGTCGAACGGGCCATCGTCCTCTCGAAGTCGGACGTGGTGGGCATCGGCGATCTGCCGGAACATCTGCGTCGCGATGAGCATGACACGGCTTACGCCGTCACTCGGCTGCTCGGTCGGGCTGGACTGAAGTCCGCACTCGCTGACCCCGAACGCCAGATCATTATCGATGCTCTCGAACAGCAGGGCTGGAACCGCCAGGAAACGGCCCGCGTGCTGGGGATCAACCGCACCACGCTCTACAAGAAAATGAAGAAGTACGACATCTCGTACGAGAAACAGGTCCAGATGTATTGAGAGTGAATCACTCTTGATTCTTCAGGGCCAAGCAAGACGAGCCGGTGTCGGGAGGCGACACCGGCTCGCTGCCGTTTCTGACGCCCGCCGATCATCTGTCGTGTCTTCGGCATCCTTGCCTGGGGCACTTTCAGCGATCAGCGGAACGTCAGGTCTGGATTCGCTTCGCGACTAAACTACGCCCCGACCACCTTCGTCACGAACGCAGTGTCAACCGCGCTGACGCCCCCGTAATAGCGGGCCTTCACTCGCAGCACGACGTCGCGGTCGAACGCGGCCGAGCTTTCCGCCCGTTGCAGGAACGACTGCACCGGCCAGATCTCCGTCCAGATGAACTGCCGGCGGAAGTCGCCGAGATACCAGTTCGTCGCGGCCGCGCCCCCCTGCTCGTCGATGAACGGCGAACTCAGCACTTCCAGCAGGTTATGCACCGGGTTGGCGAACTTCGTCTCGCCGTCCGCCGTCGTCACCTGAATTTCGGTCGACTGCACGATGCTGCGAGCGGTGCCGCGAAGACGTTCCGCGACCAGGAGCTGTCGAGCCGGGGCAACGATCGGCCGTTGCTGCCCGTCGATGCGGTCATCGCGAACTTCGGTTGCCCGATAGTGCAGCACTTCTTCGATGTCCGTCCAGTCCACGAGCGGGACGGCTGCGTCGAAGTCGGCGGAGGTCGTGTTGCCCGGCCCGACGTAGTTCCGGTTGCCGCCGGAAGTCGCGTACAGCGACTGACCCGTGCCGGATGGGCGATACACATACTGTGACGACCCCGCATCGGCGTCAGTCACGGCACGAATGATCGTCCGTTCCCGTTCCTGTCGCAGGTAGTAGCCCAGCGCCATCGCGCGGCGATTGATCTCGCCGGTCTGGTCGAAGGCAATCAGCTCTTCGTTGATGCTGAGGATGCGACCCTGCTTCGACTCCCGCGAGGTCACGAACTTCTCTTCGAACGTCGACTCCTCATACGGGTGCCCTTCCGAAACTTCGGTCGGACCTCCGAGAGCGCGAAAGCCGGCGATTCGCGTATTGCGGTAACGGCTGGGAATCACCGTCACCAGGCGGTCGCCGATGAATCCCGCTTCGTCTTCGTAGCCTTCGATCACCTTGCGGCCAATCAACTCGCCGGTGACGACCTGAAACAGATGGCTGCTGACGCCTGGGTTCGATTCCTGTAATACCCGGCCCATACTGCCGGGGGAGGCGAGGGCATCTTCGAGAAACGCCTGCGATTCCTGGAGCGAACGCAACCGCGGCAGCACGCCGCAGGCATCGGCCAGTTCGTAATACGAGATGTCGTCAGGCGACACCTTCTTCTCGTTCAATAGCTCGACGACCTTGTGATAAAAGCCGGCCGCGCCATGCGATTCAATCAACGACTTGATGGACGATCCGTGCATCGAAACCTCAGAGAGAGAATTGTGGACGAAGTGGGACGCAGTAGTGTGAACTGGCTGCTGAAATGCTCCCCTCGCCCCTGTACTCAGGGGAGAGGGGCCGGGGGTGAGGGGCGAACTTCTGAGTGCGTGCCATTGAGAATGGAATCACCCGATCGCGGCATTCACATTCGCGCTCGACGTATGCCAGGCCGAGGCGAACGTCACTCGCAGCGTGCCGACGCTGGCCAGCGTGAACTCGGCGGCTCTGGCAATGGCCGCTGCAGCCACGGCGGTTTCGAGCTGCTTGCTCATCAGCGTGCTGGTGTTTTCGTCGGGCCCGAGCGGAGTTCCGAGTTCATACGCGGCACTCGCCACGTCGAACTCGTAAACGCTGTCCGGGCTGACGTCGACTGAAATGGGAGCGGTCTCGCCTGCGGCCGACGGCTGGTGCGCGACGCCCAGAAACTTGGCGGCAAAATTGCCTTGCGTGGTCGCCAGGTTCGTCGTCCAGGCGAAGGCGGAAGCCGGCTTGGCGTCGTCGGTATCCAGCCAGACGAGATCGCCGGCCTCAATCACCGTATTGGCGTCGACGCGGACCTTGCGCAAATGGACCTGACCGGAGCGAAAGCGAAGTTTGTTCATGCGGGGCTCGCAACAAAGGAAAGAGAAGCGGTGAATTGAAAAGCGATGCGCGTTTAGCGTCGAGACGCGGCGGCAGACCGGCGGCGTAGGACGCGAAGAAATTCGTCGTCGCGCGGGGACGTCTCGCCAGCCGCGCGTTCGTGACTGAAGGCGCGAATCGATGGGCGACCTTCTCGCAACAGTCGCAGGCGATCCTCGATCAGATCCCGTCGGGCTTGAGAAGATGCTGCCCGGAGCAACTGTGTCTGGAAGCAATCGCTGACTGTCTCAGGCGGCAAGCCCGACTCGGCAATCAACTGTCGTACGGCGTCGCGGTCCAGCAGGTCGGCGAGCTGTCGCCGCAGTACGTGGTTCGCATTCAGCAGTCCGTCGCGCTCCTGCAATAAGGCAGTGACTTCAAGATCCGGCGTCTCTGCTGACTCCGTCGCCGATACAACCGCTTCGGAACTCTCCCCGAGCATCGATTCTCGAAACGTCGATGTCGTGGCGGGGTTGATGACCACATCGACCGAGACCACGTCCACAATCCGGTCGACCGTTTTGCCGTCTGCCGTCCGCTGGGCCAGGACGACGTGCGACATCCCCACTCCCGGCGTTTCGGCTTCGACCAGCTTCAGAAAGGTCTGGCCCGACTCGGTGTCCAGAACCCGAATATCACCCCGGACCCGGCCCTGCCCGTAATGGGCGTTGACGATGGAACCGACGAGGTCGCGGGTGCTGCGGTCGAGCGGCCGCTGGCGGTTTCCGGCATGGTCGAGAAAGACCGGCTTGTTTTCGTACAGGGGGGCAGCCCCGGCCAGGGCCTCGTCGGCGTAGCGATATCCGTTGCGGGACAGTTGTCCAGCGAGCGCCACATTTTTGACGAGCCGATTTTCCAGATCGACCGTGAAATCCTCGGCCCAGTTGTCAACTCGTTCCCGGAGTGTCAGTTGCTGCATGCGATGCCGCCCCTTGCTGTCGTGAAAGCGTTTCAATTCAAGAGGATGCGGTTGCGCAGGCAGGGCACAGACATTCCTTCCCAAACGAGAAAATCCGGGCGATTTGTCACAGGGGAGGGCATGCCCTGCGGCAACTGTCGACTATGATCTTCCACTGGCCAGCAATTGCCAGAAGTTGCGTCGTCGTGTAGCGTTCCTGCAGAACTTCGCACTGCTCTGGATCTCATTCCGGGCAGTCTGTGAAGATTCTGCGTTCAGCGACGGTATGTGGTTAGAGACAGTCCGAATCAGCCTCGTCCGACTTCCCACGGGGTCGGTACGAATCCATCCAGATAGAGCGAGTGAATGGCGGAACCCAAGAAGGCCAAACGTGTCGAGCCGGATGATGGCGCGGACAAGTCAAATCCCAGGGGGGGATTCCCGTTCTTCGTCCTGTTGATGATCTTCGGACTGCTGGCCCTCGGCGGCTATCAGTTGATGCTGACCGGCAATCG encodes the following:
- a CDS encoding thiazole synthase; the encoded protein is MPAVSTPSVSDKPFQLGSHLLTSRLIIGTGKYTTYELMRDCLDVSGSEVITVAVRRERLIDAQGRSILDFIDLNRFIILPNTAGCFNAEDAVRVARLGREILSGLNNPGADWVKLEVLGDKKTLLPDPVATLEATHQLVADGFQVLCYTTDDPITARRLKEAGATSVMPAGSPIGSGQGILNPNNLKICLEYLKEGDPDYPVIIDAGVGTASDVAVAMELGCDGVLLNTGIASARDPLLMAHAMRDACRAGRAAYRAGRIPKKLYATASSPETGVVGQ
- a CDS encoding sigma-54-dependent transcriptional regulator; this translates as MSNQASLLVVDDDRHICEAMADYLRSLGHRTETATTCREAIERIKDFNFHVVVCDVNLPDQDGFQLLEWAVVNAPTTAVILLTGYGTIESAVEAIRLGAFDYLTKPVIDDELNFSIQRALGQRKIVEENKSLRKQLDDKFGLSNIIGRDYKMAKMFDLLESVADTRTTVLILGENGTGKTITARAIHQLSTRRDKPFVEVACGALPDTLLESELFGHVKGSFTGATQDKPGKFLQANGGTIFLDEIGTASQSLQVKLLRVLQDREFEPVGGNTTHKVDIRLILATNEDLEARVRSGEFRQDLFYRINVISVTQPPLRERLGDIPLLVAHYLEEFNSQTGKKVREFDDHAMHALQRYNWPGNVRELVNVVERAIVLSKSDVVGIGDLPEHLRRDEHDTAYAVTRLLGRAGLKSALADPERQIIIDALEQQGWNRQETARVLGINRTTLYKKMKKYDISYEKQVQMY
- a CDS encoding DUF2190 family protein; amino-acid sequence: MNKLRFRSGQVHLRKVRVDANTVIEAGDLVWLDTDDAKPASAFAWTTNLATTQGNFAAKFLGVAHQPSAAGETAPISVDVSPDSVYEFDVASAAYELGTPLGPDENTSTLMSKQLETAVAAAAIARAAEFTLASVGTLRVTFASAWHTSSANVNAAIG
- the trpA gene encoding tryptophan synthase subunit alpha, which produces MSNRISETFARLRSEGRMAFMPFITAADPDLGATQNAIRTLGSASVDLIEIGFPYSDPIADGPVIQASYTRALEKKVQVRQIFAALAELKGESLPPLVAMVSYAIIFRTGIDAFLEHCVQSGISGLIVPDLPGAEAEELFTKTHARDLNLVQLIAPTTPRQRVKQVLRCCSGFVYIVAVAGTTGERANVADALLEQLRWLREETELPLAVGFGISRPEHVAPLRGLAQGVIVGTAVVRYLEKLGTSDSAATALPELKTYAESMATAAHAVKS
- a CDS encoding phage major capsid protein, whose product is MHGSSIKSLIESHGAAGFYHKVVELLNEKKVSPDDISYYELADACGVLPRLRSLQESQAFLEDALASPGSMGRVLQESNPGVSSHLFQVVTGELIGRKVIEGYEDEAGFIGDRLVTVIPSRYRNTRIAGFRALGGPTEVSEGHPYEESTFEEKFVTSRESKQGRILSINEELIAFDQTGEINRRAMALGYYLRQERERTIIRAVTDADAGSSQYVYRPSGTGQSLYATSGGNRNYVGPGNTTSADFDAAVPLVDWTDIEEVLHYRATEVRDDRIDGQQRPIVAPARQLLVAERLRGTARSIVQSTEIQVTTADGETKFANPVHNLLEVLSSPFIDEQGGAAATNWYLGDFRRQFIWTEIWPVQSFLQRAESSAAFDRDVVLRVKARYYGGVSAVDTAFVTKVVGA